The window GAGCTGCGGCCGATCCTTCGCGCCGCTTAAGCAGCGGGCCGGTTGCTCGCTGTCCCCCTGAAATCCCTCCAGCGCCATCGCGTGTTCCGGACGCATAAAGCTCCTGTAGCTATTTTCAATTGCTGCATGGCTTCATCCTCAAATCGAGGTCGATTTGAGGAGACAGGCAGAAGAATTCGTCATGTCCGCCGAAAGAGCTGGCAGCTCGAGTCGGCCAGAAAGTCGCGGACCTGTTCCTCGAAGCTGTCGAAAGGGGCGAGCGCGCGGAGAACCGCGTAGCCTTCCTCGTCCTTCATCTCGATCATGATCGATTGGGCCAGTTCCTCCGGCGGCGACTTTCGCAGTTCCACCAGCTGGATGGGAGTCGCCACGATCAGGTCGAGATTTCCGTTGACTGCCGTCTGGTCATTCATGCTGAAGACTTCGTTCGAGCCGCTGTCGAAGACGGAGAGCGACCAGAAGGGGACGGGACCGCGGGCAATCAAGCGGGTCGGTACATCAGCAACTGAGAAACTGCAGACGGCTGTTCGAAGAAACGGATTGCTGTTGCCCAAGCCCGTCGGGCCGGGCTCGGCCGTCAGAGGAAAGAAACTGTCCATTTCCAGAAGGTCAAGCACGCGCGTGTAGGCGTCCCGGCCGGTGAATTGCGGCAGTGCAAGGACGATCACGATGTGCAGGAGCGCTGCACCGACTAGGCCGACGAGAATGGCAAAGAGGACGCTACGCATTGCCGCACCCGGTCTTGACGATTTTGGGCATTGCGAGGTCGATCAGCCCTGATGAGCCGGCTGTCGGGGTGTCGAGCAGCGTCAATACGAGCCTGAAGCTGCCCGCATGCCGAAGCGCCAGCCAATTGTCCGGCTTGGCGATGGGGGAGGCGTGGACGACGAACCGGCTGTCCGTGGCGCGCAGCACCGTCCAGGAATTGATGGCGGAGGGGAGGTCCGGGCCCGGCCGCAGCGTGACCCCATCGGCGGTCGTCGCATGAAGGGTCCAGAAACGAGCCGGCGGCGTGATGCCCGAGATCTCGTATGAACAGGCCGCCGAGAGGCGCTCACCGCTGTCGTCCGTCGCCGCCGAGAATATTAGTCCCTCGGCGCTGCCGAAAAGCAGCTCGCCGGTGCGGGCTCGGTGCGCCTTTGCATAGGGGTCGGCAGAGGCAGTCTGCGCCGCCGGAAATGCCACCCATGGTCCTATGGCGATGGAGCCGAAGCCGGCTGTCGCTTTCAGCGCCCATACGGACGAAGCAATACCGCCGCCAAAGGCAACGGCGAGTGCAACGGCGACGAGGAAGGGAACTCGGAACAAGAGGCGGCTCTATGAAAACGTATCGGTTATCCCGCGGGTGAAGCTTTTGTCTTTGTGATCTGTCGATTCGATCCGCGTCTAGGGAACCCATCTGTCGTCGCCAGGTCGATTTTCCGCAAGTCAATTCTCCGTCGCATTGATCGTCAGGTGCCGCTTTGTGGTTTCGGCCGGGGCTTCGAGCGCTGCGACCGTGCCGCCGTTCTTTTCCTGCGGCTTGAGTGGGGGCGCATTTTCGAGCGCCTCGCCGATGGTCTTCAGCAGCCGA is drawn from Sinorhizobium sojae CCBAU 05684 and contains these coding sequences:
- a CDS encoding DUF1214 domain-containing protein encodes the protein MFRVPFLVAVALAVAFGGGIASSVWALKATAGFGSIAIGPWVAFPAAQTASADPYAKAHRARTGELLFGSAEGLIFSAATDDSGERLSAACSYEISGITPPARFWTLHATTADGVTLRPGPDLPSAINSWTVLRATDSRFVVHASPIAKPDNWLALRHAGSFRLVLTLLDTPTAGSSGLIDLAMPKIVKTGCGNA
- a CDS encoding DUF1254 domain-containing protein, which translates into the protein MRSVLFAILVGLVGAALLHIVIVLALPQFTGRDAYTRVLDLLEMDSFFPLTAEPGPTGLGNSNPFLRTAVCSFSVADVPTRLIARGPVPFWSLSVFDSGSNEVFSMNDQTAVNGNLDLIVATPIQLVELRKSPPEELAQSIMIEMKDEEGYAVLRALAPFDSFEEQVRDFLADSSCQLFRRT